A single window of Dermacentor albipictus isolate Rhodes 1998 colony chromosome 1, USDA_Dalb.pri_finalv2, whole genome shotgun sequence DNA harbors:
- the LOC139049447 gene encoding uncharacterized protein, which yields MTTAELIAGDLKTDEKTLGSQGPPQGSVISPMLFNLVMIQVAKRLCQPEGLKHTIYADDITLWVEGGSGARIKSTLQTAVDTIEERLEGTGLRCSPKIRSKYEKIQFRARVGSTIPTASKIRVQGMTLEALGRNGDTATRLMGKAANATRLLKRVTTKKGVMKEENFIRLIHSFVLYHIVYVAAFYKWIKSEKNKLDILIRRAYKTPLGLPETANTKRLLQLGIHNTLDEIAEAQSHSVGNTVIDKGRQKDPVKSRHHRSSRDQNAPSPTTYDGTYVDAAEYAGRNGFAIAVVDSGGNVRATASTSSKQVEEAEEIAIAMAIVDR from the exons ATGAC AACGGCCGAGCTCATAGCCGGCGACCTGAAGACGGACGAGAAGACATTAGGGAGCCAGGGCCCtccccaaggctccgtcatctcacccatgctCTTTAACCTTGTTATGATTCAAGTTGCCAAAAGACTGTGCCAGCCTGAAGGACTGAAGCacacgatatacgcggacgacattacgctgtgGGTGGAAGGGGGCAGTGGTGCCCGCATAAAATCCACTCTACAGACGGCCGTCGACACGATCGAAGAAAGACTGGAAGGTACGGGACTGCGTTGCTCCCCAA AAATAAGAAGCAAATACGAAAAGATCCAGTTCCGCGCCAGGGTTGGTAGCACAATACCGACGGCCAGCAAGATCCGAGTCCAGGGCATGACGCTCGAAGCGCTCGGCAGGAACGGAGACACCGCCACCCGCCTCATGGGTAAGGCGGCCAACGCTACCAGATTGCTCAAGCGCGTTACCACCAAGAAGGGAGTCATGAAGGAGGAAAACTTCATCAGACTTATACACTCCTTCGTACTCTACCACATAGTGTACGTGGCAGCCTTCTACAAGTGGATTAAAAGCGAAAAGAACAAGCTAGACATCCTAAtccggagggcttacaagacaccCCTCGGTCTACCCGAAACTGCCAACACGAAACGTCTCCTCCAGCTGGGaatacacaacacgctcgacgagatCGCCGAAGCGCAGAGCCACTCAGTTGGAAATACTGTCATCGACAAAGGCCGGCAGAAAGATCCCGTGAAGTCTAGGCATCACAGGAGCAGCAGGGACCAAAATGCCCCGTCCCCGACCACGTACGATGGAAC ATACGTGGATGCAGCCGAATATGCCGGCCGCAACGGCTTCGCCATCGCGGTAGTCGACTCCGGAGGCAACGTACGGGCGACCGCCAGCACATCGAGCAAGCaagtggaggaagcagaagaaatagccatcgccatggccatCGTAGACCGATAA